The following proteins come from a genomic window of Neptunomonas concharum:
- the nfo gene encoding deoxyribonuclease IV has translation MSREDTPYFIGAHVSASGGVENAPLNAHKLNANAFALFTKNQRRWEAKPLTDKSIHLFKERCELLGFSPEQILPHDSYLINLGHPDAIALDKSRHAFIDEMQRCGQLGLCYLNFHPGSHLREISEGESLQRVANSINMALNVTQGVKAVIETTAGQGSNLGYSFEQIAEIIESVEDKSRIGVCIDTCHIFAAGYPLQTFDLCQATFDEFEKTVGFNFLSGMHLNDSKVALGARVDRHHSLGQGEIGLDVFRFIMKDARFRGIPLILETIDDTLWADEIQLLRQFSVQ, from the coding sequence GTGAGCCGTGAAGATACCCCCTATTTTATTGGGGCTCATGTCAGTGCGAGTGGTGGAGTAGAAAATGCGCCGCTTAATGCACACAAACTAAACGCGAACGCCTTTGCGTTATTCACGAAAAATCAGCGTCGATGGGAAGCTAAGCCATTAACCGATAAGAGTATTCATCTCTTTAAGGAGCGCTGTGAGTTATTAGGCTTTTCGCCGGAGCAAATACTGCCGCACGATAGTTACTTAATAAACTTAGGTCATCCTGATGCGATCGCATTAGATAAATCACGCCATGCCTTTATCGATGAGATGCAACGTTGTGGACAGTTAGGGCTTTGTTATCTGAATTTTCACCCGGGAAGTCATTTGCGTGAGATTTCCGAGGGGGAGTCGCTTCAGCGTGTCGCCAACTCGATCAATATGGCACTAAATGTAACGCAAGGCGTTAAAGCAGTTATAGAAACGACAGCTGGCCAGGGAAGTAATCTCGGCTATTCATTTGAGCAAATTGCCGAGATAATCGAATCTGTTGAAGATAAAAGCCGTATAGGTGTATGTATTGATACTTGCCATATTTTTGCAGCAGGTTATCCATTGCAAACGTTCGATTTATGTCAGGCAACGTTTGATGAGTTTGAAAAAACCGTTGGATTTAATTTCTTGTCTGGCATGCATCTAAACGATTCTAAAGTTGCCCTAGGGGCCAGAGTGGATCGTCATCACAGTCTTGGACAAGGCGAAATCGGTCTTGACGTATTTCGCTTTATTATGAAAGACGCCCGATTTAGAGGTATACCGCTTATATTAGAAACGATAGATGACACGCTATGGGCCGATGAAATTCAACTTTTGCGTCAATTCTCGGTGCAATAG
- a CDS encoding ABC transporter substrate binding protein, protein MDVSYGRTILVINSYHQGFPWSDGILKGVDQRFTELGIPVDLQIEYLDTKRFSPEKMFPLVANVLKEKDIQHVDAILATDNNALSFAIKYRSALFGNIPLVFVGVNNFSPEIIEGEPSVTGIAEVTDPVANFKLIKHMHPDMERLLLVSDATPSGMAEQQRFAQHAEQYAQDFVVETYSSWTVSELKARLAKLTDDTIVFRLPLHKDKEGLTMTLQESVGILLENSPVPVYSAWDTAIAQGAVGGFVATSTLQGKFAADYLIEILKGRPISELPVMAQSPSEPVFNGRSMEKYGLDPKALPSNAVILNPVKKPHYSDYLLVILGLLLFSLLWFVYLWRLNQRRLGNLSDQFSHVVDESTLLTTLMDSNSDHIYAKALDGKYLACNQSFADFIGAPKEDVVGCMADSFFPAELVEVIDEQDKWVFSKGEEITRESWVKGAKDRMALIECIKTPLRNNSGRLIGLLAVNRDITRRYYENEQLRQNSKVLDMLIRGVPLTPILEEIAAGLEKVYPDCLCSILLMDKERQHLVHGAAPSLPDFYIDAINGVEIGDGVGSCGTAAWKKELVIVEDIDTHPYWKDYKSLAKQAGLASCWSQPVMGTGNDILGTFAFYQRKPSSPTYEHLAMIEQSARLVSLALERKQVEEELNKLSRAVEQSPTMVIITDALGIIEYVNEEFSDVTGYQLSEVRGLTPAILNAGETEGAFYKDMWETIKSGHDWHGEMRNKTKSGQIYWSMLSISPILNEQGEITHFIGVSEDISSQKKTQEQIEQLAFYDPLTRLGNRRLFREQLEFELKKAKRNDSIFALFYLDLDNFKQVNDTLGHDVGDRLLQALADRIRQTLRHSDLIARLGGDEFIALLPDVSGPKEAGVVAEKLLAAICQPLQLGGSEIEATVSLGVTMAPTDGEDWPVLMKNADLAMYRAKRKGRNNYQFFTREMNEEVLNRVNMEHQLRNALERQEFCLHYQPQWTIMSELQPVCLEALIRWNHPERGRVSPAEFIPIAEDLGLIVELGEWVLNQACLQGKQLIDSGHHIRIAVNLSMRQFFDPELLNKISAALAKHQFPASLLELEITESMIMEDVETVIETLQELKKLGVSLAIDDFGTGYSSLSYLKRLPFDHLKVDASFVRDIPHDKNDMEITAAVIAMAHKLGLKVVAEGIETHDQLAFLRENSCEMGQGFLLAKPASMEDIMRLIDVEFDYHID, encoded by the coding sequence GTGGATGTCAGTTATGGTCGAACTATTCTAGTAATTAACTCCTATCATCAGGGGTTTCCTTGGTCTGATGGCATTTTGAAAGGCGTTGATCAACGTTTTACGGAATTAGGGATTCCAGTAGACCTGCAAATTGAGTATTTGGATACCAAACGTTTTTCGCCAGAGAAGATGTTCCCGTTAGTCGCTAATGTGCTAAAGGAAAAGGATATCCAGCATGTCGACGCGATATTGGCAACTGACAATAATGCCCTTTCCTTTGCAATAAAGTATCGAAGCGCTTTGTTTGGAAATATTCCATTGGTGTTTGTTGGTGTTAATAACTTTTCCCCCGAAATAATAGAAGGAGAGCCGTCCGTAACGGGTATTGCTGAGGTTACGGATCCCGTAGCAAACTTCAAACTGATAAAACACATGCATCCTGATATGGAAAGGCTTCTATTAGTCAGTGATGCTACCCCTTCTGGAATGGCGGAGCAGCAGCGCTTTGCTCAACATGCCGAGCAATATGCCCAAGATTTCGTAGTAGAGACCTATTCCAGTTGGACAGTCTCCGAGCTAAAAGCCAGACTTGCGAAGCTTACCGATGATACGATCGTATTTCGCCTCCCGCTGCATAAGGATAAAGAAGGGCTAACGATGACCCTTCAAGAAAGTGTAGGTATTTTATTAGAGAATAGTCCCGTACCGGTTTATTCCGCGTGGGATACAGCTATTGCTCAAGGAGCCGTAGGTGGATTTGTGGCGACCTCTACTTTGCAAGGCAAGTTCGCAGCAGATTATTTAATTGAAATTCTCAAAGGCCGCCCAATTTCTGAGTTACCCGTGATGGCTCAAAGCCCTTCTGAGCCTGTATTTAACGGTCGTTCAATGGAAAAATATGGTTTAGATCCCAAAGCGCTTCCCAGTAATGCTGTTATCCTTAATCCAGTCAAGAAGCCTCACTACAGTGACTACCTCCTTGTCATTCTTGGCCTTTTGCTATTTTCACTGCTGTGGTTTGTATATCTGTGGCGACTGAATCAGCGGCGGTTGGGTAATTTATCGGATCAATTTAGCCATGTGGTAGATGAGAGCACCCTCTTGACTACCCTAATGGATTCCAACTCCGACCATATTTATGCAAAGGCGCTTGACGGTAAATACCTTGCTTGTAACCAATCTTTCGCTGATTTTATCGGCGCCCCCAAGGAGGACGTAGTCGGTTGTATGGCAGACAGCTTCTTTCCAGCGGAACTTGTGGAAGTGATTGATGAGCAAGATAAGTGGGTTTTCAGCAAGGGGGAAGAAATTACCCGGGAGTCTTGGGTTAAAGGCGCTAAAGACCGGATGGCTTTAATTGAATGTATTAAAACACCTCTCAGGAATAATAGTGGCCGGCTTATTGGTTTGTTAGCGGTCAATCGGGATATTACTCGCCGTTATTACGAAAATGAACAGTTGCGCCAAAATAGTAAAGTATTGGATATGCTGATTCGAGGGGTGCCTCTCACGCCCATATTAGAGGAGATTGCTGCAGGTTTGGAGAAGGTATATCCCGATTGTTTGTGTTCAATTTTACTGATGGATAAAGAACGACAGCATTTGGTACACGGGGCTGCTCCGAGCTTACCCGATTTTTATATTGACGCGATCAACGGTGTAGAAATTGGTGACGGAGTCGGGTCATGTGGTACTGCGGCTTGGAAAAAAGAGCTGGTGATCGTTGAAGATATCGATACCCACCCTTATTGGAAAGATTACAAAAGTTTAGCCAAACAGGCGGGGCTAGCATCCTGTTGGTCTCAGCCCGTTATGGGGACGGGGAACGATATTTTAGGGACCTTTGCCTTCTACCAGCGAAAACCATCGTCTCCAACCTATGAGCATTTAGCGATGATCGAGCAATCTGCACGTTTAGTCAGTTTAGCTCTGGAGCGTAAGCAAGTAGAGGAGGAGCTGAACAAGCTATCACGTGCTGTCGAGCAAAGCCCAACCATGGTTATTATTACGGATGCTCTGGGGATTATTGAGTATGTTAATGAGGAGTTTTCTGATGTTACCGGGTACCAGCTTAGTGAAGTGAGGGGGTTGACCCCGGCTATCCTAAATGCGGGCGAAACAGAGGGTGCTTTTTATAAGGATATGTGGGAAACCATTAAGTCCGGGCATGATTGGCATGGGGAGATGCGTAATAAAACTAAATCCGGGCAGATCTATTGGTCGATGCTATCCATCTCCCCGATCTTAAATGAACAGGGAGAGATCACTCACTTTATTGGTGTGAGCGAAGATATCTCCTCTCAGAAAAAGACGCAGGAGCAGATCGAGCAGCTAGCTTTTTATGATCCGTTAACCCGATTGGGTAATCGCCGCCTGTTTAGAGAGCAACTGGAATTTGAGCTTAAAAAAGCAAAACGCAATGACTCTATCTTTGCACTCTTCTATTTAGATTTAGATAACTTTAAGCAGGTTAACGATACTTTGGGGCATGATGTAGGAGATCGGTTGCTACAGGCGCTAGCTGATCGTATCCGGCAAACGTTAAGGCATTCAGACTTGATAGCGCGTCTAGGTGGAGATGAATTTATTGCGTTGCTTCCTGATGTCAGCGGGCCCAAAGAAGCCGGCGTGGTTGCCGAAAAATTATTAGCTGCTATTTGCCAGCCTCTTCAATTAGGAGGCAGTGAGATTGAGGCAACAGTGAGTCTTGGTGTGACAATGGCCCCTACTGATGGAGAAGATTGGCCTGTATTGATGAAAAATGCAGACCTTGCTATGTATCGTGCTAAGCGAAAAGGTCGAAATAACTACCAGTTCTTTACGCGGGAAATGAACGAAGAAGTACTAAACCGCGTTAACATGGAGCACCAGCTACGAAATGCATTAGAGCGCCAGGAGTTCTGTCTACATTATCAGCCGCAATGGACCATCATGAGCGAGTTGCAGCCAGTGTGTTTGGAAGCATTGATTCGTTGGAATCATCCTGAGCGAGGGCGAGTGTCTCCTGCAGAGTTTATTCCTATAGCTGAAGATCTAGGGTTAATTGTCGAGCTAGGGGAGTGGGTATTAAATCAAGCCTGTCTGCAAGGTAAACAGCTGATTGATTCAGGCCATCACATCAGGATTGCCGTTAATCTGTCTATGCGTCAGTTCTTTGACCCAGAGCTACTTAATAAAATATCAGCGGCCTTGGCTAAGCACCAATTCCCAGCAAGCTTGTTGGAGCTGGAGATAACTGAGTCGATGATTATGGAAGATGTTGAAACGGTTATCGAGACGCTTCAGGAGCTCAAAAAGCTCGGTGTATCTTTAGCTATCGATGATTTTGGAACGGGATACTCCTCACTTAGTTATTTAAAACGCCTACCTTTTGATCATCTAAAAGTAGATGCATCCTTTGTTCGCGATATACCACATGATAAGAATGATATGGAGATAACCGCTGCGGTGATTGCGATGGCGCATAAGCTGGGACTGAAGGTTGTTGCAGAGGGAATCGAAACCCATGATCAGTTAGCCTTCTTGAGAGAAAACAGTTGTGAGATGGGGCAGGGGTTCTTATTGGCTAAGCCTGCCAGCATGGAAGATATTATGCGTTTAATCGATGTGGAGTTTGATTACCATATCGACTAG
- a CDS encoding GGDEF domain-containing protein, with amino-acid sequence MQSSLYKSSFSEDIDALYRILDDAAITPHFQPIYDLLSGDVVGHEALSRGPLGSPLEMPDKLFSTAINCGKLHELELLCREKSLRRFSELGLSGKLFLNISASLLSSPDHQKGMTLSLLEKLNISRDRIVIELSEQHPYDHFGLSRASVEYYRRMGFNIAIDDLGVGYSGLRMWSELQPEYVKIDKHFVQGVDKDTVKREFIRSIIAIAQSLRCEVIAEGIETPRELESLLDLGITRGQGFLLGRPVIEPSCKQSKFLTNSSRRFELRHAVDERDRVSSLAKEVPSVSKDTDLGTVGQLFKSNPVLQAVPVLSNATPVGVVRRSDLMELFSTQYGRALYEHKQVTRLLRDDVLIVEGYVSLSKVSYQLTNQDNNNLNNEIIVVEDGCYVGIGSLRDLLKRITDLKIQNATYSNPLSLLPGSVPINRELDRRLNSALDFYLAYFDLNNFKPFNDHYGYARGDLVIQLLSQIIKREASNSANFIGHIGGDDFVVIFGSDNWQVVCQKILDQFAQQVKDLYSPKAIQEGGLWVKGRTQEVSFYETLSLAIGVVHPDPYACESYHEVAELAAQAKKEAKAMGGNAIFLSRRRKMRSESARKEGNN; translated from the coding sequence ATGCAGTCATCACTTTATAAGTCATCCTTTTCTGAAGATATAGACGCTTTGTATCGTATCTTAGACGATGCTGCCATAACGCCACACTTTCAACCGATTTACGACCTCTTATCTGGTGATGTGGTTGGTCATGAAGCTCTGTCTAGGGGGCCACTGGGCAGCCCGTTGGAAATGCCTGACAAGCTCTTTAGTACAGCGATCAACTGTGGGAAATTACATGAGTTGGAACTACTCTGTCGTGAAAAATCACTACGTCGCTTTTCTGAACTAGGTCTTTCAGGAAAGCTCTTCCTGAATATTAGCGCTTCATTACTGAGTTCTCCTGACCACCAAAAAGGAATGACGTTGTCATTGCTGGAAAAGCTGAATATTTCGCGTGACAGGATCGTGATTGAGCTTTCAGAACAGCATCCTTATGACCATTTCGGACTGTCTAGAGCTTCGGTCGAATACTATAGACGAATGGGGTTCAACATTGCTATTGATGATTTGGGCGTTGGGTATTCAGGTTTGAGGATGTGGTCTGAGTTACAGCCTGAATATGTCAAAATTGACAAGCATTTTGTTCAAGGCGTAGATAAGGATACAGTTAAACGTGAATTTATTCGCTCGATTATCGCCATTGCGCAGAGTTTACGTTGCGAGGTCATTGCTGAAGGGATTGAAACGCCTCGCGAACTGGAGAGCTTGCTAGATTTAGGTATTACTCGTGGCCAAGGTTTTTTGCTGGGACGTCCGGTAATCGAACCTAGCTGTAAACAGAGTAAGTTTTTGACTAATTCCTCTCGTCGTTTTGAGTTACGACACGCCGTTGATGAGCGAGATCGAGTGAGCTCTTTGGCAAAAGAGGTGCCTTCCGTTAGTAAAGATACCGATCTTGGGACTGTGGGACAATTATTTAAGAGTAACCCAGTACTGCAAGCGGTGCCGGTGCTGTCGAATGCTACGCCGGTGGGGGTTGTGCGGCGTAGTGATCTCATGGAGCTTTTCTCGACACAATATGGCCGTGCTTTATATGAGCATAAACAGGTTACCCGATTATTAAGGGATGACGTACTAATTGTTGAAGGTTATGTGAGTCTCTCAAAAGTCTCCTACCAACTAACCAATCAGGATAACAACAATCTGAACAACGAAATTATCGTCGTAGAGGATGGGTGTTATGTGGGTATAGGGAGTTTAAGGGACCTGCTTAAACGCATTACGGATCTTAAAATACAGAATGCTACATACTCGAATCCGCTATCGCTCTTGCCCGGGAGTGTGCCGATTAATAGGGAGCTTGACCGGCGTTTGAACAGTGCTTTGGATTTCTACTTAGCTTACTTTGACCTAAATAATTTCAAGCCCTTCAATGATCATTACGGCTATGCTAGAGGTGACTTGGTTATTCAACTATTGAGTCAGATCATTAAGCGGGAAGCAAGTAATTCTGCCAATTTTATAGGGCATATTGGTGGAGATGATTTTGTTGTGATTTTCGGATCAGATAATTGGCAAGTTGTTTGTCAAAAAATCCTAGACCAGTTTGCGCAGCAAGTGAAAGACCTCTACTCCCCAAAAGCAATACAAGAAGGTGGGTTGTGGGTGAAAGGTCGAACTCAGGAGGTTTCTTTCTACGAGACTCTGAGTCTGGCGATTGGTGTTGTTCATCCCGATCCATATGCCTGCGAGAGTTACCACGAAGTCGCAGAATTAGCAGCGCAGGCTAAGAAAGAAGCAAAAGCGATGGGGGGGAATGCGATATTCTTATCTCGGCGTAGAAAAATGCGCTCAGAGTCTGCCCGTAAGGAGGGTAATAACTAG
- a CDS encoding SulP family inorganic anion transporter, whose translation MVEHFVLSAKTFAQQLVRYLPLTKWIATYQRKTFADDLIAGIIVAILLIPQGMAYALLAGLPPQYGLYASILPLALYALLGSSRTLAVGPVAIASLMVNSALSEIAFSGPEAYINAAINLSMLVGLILLGLRLLNLGSIVNFISHSVISGFTSAAALIIAITQLKHLLGIEFPREAYVSNTLIQLMRHLPEINPWTLLIGGLSLSILWLSKGPLCHFLKAMYTPSWLQEALCKSGPMFAVLFGSLFTFGLGESSGVNKVGFIPQGLPDLSLGVINFSLWESLFVPAFLIALIGYIESVSVGTALASRRRERIDPNKELVALGVANLGAAFSGTYPVAGGFGRSMVNFSAGAKTTIASLISAMLVAIFLLFFTPLFYYLPKSTLAAIIIMAVLPLIDLGSFRHSWRFNQGDALTLLLTFTAVVVFGVEIGILSGILLSITILLYRTSQPHIAIVGRVGDSEHFRNKERHDVQTCKSILAIRIDESLYFANTRYVESFVLRHVSQQHEIKDVVLICAAINFIDASALETLENMAHHLQNEGVTLHLSDVKGPIMDQLNKVRFREQLGDGQIFFTTDQAIKTLERRD comes from the coding sequence ATGGTCGAACATTTTGTGTTATCAGCTAAAACCTTTGCCCAACAGTTAGTTCGCTACCTACCTTTAACTAAGTGGATAGCCACTTACCAACGCAAAACCTTTGCTGATGACTTGATAGCAGGCATTATTGTTGCCATTTTACTGATCCCACAGGGGATGGCCTATGCCCTGCTCGCAGGCTTACCGCCCCAGTATGGTCTTTATGCCAGCATTTTACCCCTAGCTCTCTATGCTTTATTAGGTAGTAGTCGTACCTTAGCGGTTGGTCCTGTTGCTATCGCCTCTCTCATGGTCAACTCCGCCTTAAGTGAAATTGCATTCAGCGGTCCCGAAGCTTATATCAATGCAGCGATCAACCTTTCTATGCTTGTTGGGCTGATATTGCTAGGGCTTCGGTTGCTCAATTTAGGCAGCATCGTTAATTTCATTAGCCATTCCGTCATCTCTGGATTTACCAGCGCTGCCGCACTCATAATTGCCATCACACAACTCAAACATCTTTTGGGAATTGAGTTCCCACGAGAAGCTTACGTCAGTAACACCCTTATCCAACTTATGCGCCATTTGCCTGAGATAAACCCTTGGACGCTACTCATTGGAGGGTTATCTCTATCGATATTATGGTTATCAAAAGGGCCGCTTTGTCACTTTTTGAAGGCGATGTACACACCATCTTGGTTACAAGAAGCGCTATGTAAGTCCGGCCCCATGTTTGCTGTTCTCTTCGGGTCTTTATTCACGTTTGGTTTAGGAGAATCCTCTGGCGTCAATAAAGTCGGTTTTATACCGCAAGGGTTACCTGATTTATCTCTGGGTGTCATTAATTTTTCCCTATGGGAAAGCCTTTTTGTACCTGCCTTTCTTATCGCCTTAATCGGTTACATCGAAAGTGTATCCGTTGGCACCGCACTGGCCAGCAGACGCCGTGAGCGCATCGACCCAAACAAAGAGCTAGTTGCCTTAGGTGTGGCCAACTTAGGGGCCGCATTCAGTGGAACTTATCCTGTTGCTGGCGGGTTTGGGCGCTCTATGGTGAACTTCAGTGCCGGTGCTAAAACAACCATTGCATCACTCATATCAGCGATGCTGGTCGCGATATTCTTACTATTTTTCACGCCACTGTTTTATTACCTACCTAAATCTACCTTGGCCGCTATCATCATCATGGCCGTACTTCCTCTGATAGACTTGGGTAGCTTTCGTCACTCTTGGCGATTTAACCAAGGTGATGCCTTAACTTTGCTATTAACGTTCACTGCCGTTGTGGTGTTCGGCGTAGAAATCGGTATTCTCAGCGGTATTCTTCTATCAATCACCATCCTTTTATATCGCACCAGCCAGCCCCATATTGCCATCGTGGGACGGGTCGGTGATTCAGAGCATTTTAGGAATAAAGAGCGCCATGATGTGCAAACCTGCAAAAGCATCTTAGCTATCCGTATTGATGAAAGCCTATACTTTGCTAATACCCGTTACGTTGAATCCTTTGTGCTTCGCCATGTGAGTCAGCAACATGAAATAAAGGATGTTGTTTTAATTTGTGCTGCTATCAATTTCATTGATGCCAGCGCTTTGGAAACACTGGAGAACATGGCTCACCATCTTCAAAATGAAGGGGTTACTTTACATCTATCCGATGTCAAGGGGCCTATAATGGATCAACTGAACAAAGTTCGTTTTCGCGAACAACTAGGTGATGGGCAGATATTTTTTACAACAGACCAGGCAATAAAAACACTGGAGAGACGAGACTAG
- a CDS encoding NUDIX domain-containing protein gives MKNSWDPEFGSDDFTIQEDAVICQSFYQLREVVIAHQRFEGGQVKIKRDLFWRPDAVCVLLYDPVQDQVVLIEQFRIGTIDHPRSPWLLELVAGLVEPEEAIEEVARREAIEEAGADVLHLEHISRFTPSPGGVREYIDLFCGCVDARHIGGVHGLEEEGEDIKVHLFPSEVAFAMLKTGDVDNAAAIIALQWLQLNRHRLQNEWSIGAE, from the coding sequence ATGAAAAACAGTTGGGATCCTGAGTTTGGAAGCGATGATTTCACGATTCAAGAAGATGCGGTTATTTGTCAGAGTTTCTATCAACTGAGAGAAGTCGTTATTGCTCATCAGCGCTTTGAAGGTGGTCAAGTTAAGATAAAGCGAGACCTTTTTTGGCGGCCTGATGCGGTGTGTGTGCTCCTATACGACCCAGTTCAGGATCAAGTGGTGCTGATAGAGCAGTTCCGCATAGGCACAATCGATCATCCGCGTAGTCCTTGGTTGCTAGAGTTGGTGGCTGGATTGGTAGAGCCTGAAGAGGCTATTGAAGAAGTCGCTAGACGTGAGGCGATAGAAGAAGCGGGGGCAGATGTGCTGCATCTAGAGCATATATCGCGCTTCACACCAAGCCCAGGTGGTGTTCGGGAATATATTGATCTTTTTTGTGGTTGTGTCGATGCTCGTCACATCGGTGGGGTTCACGGTTTGGAAGAGGAAGGAGAGGATATAAAAGTACACCTTTTCCCCTCTGAGGTCGCCTTTGCTATGCTGAAGACTGGGGATGTTGATAATGCAGCAGCGATCATTGCACTACAATGGTTGCAATTAAACCGCCATAGGCTGCAAAACGAATGGAGTATTGGAGCGGAATGA
- a CDS encoding DUF1249 domain-containing protein, which yields MKRKYVPDLTKQMAVCEANYARLNKLMPDLEGCDRREFQIEWGESHQAHIRIEVEERFTYTTTLQISQNLKGASDWLDSPALVVRLYHDAAMAEVICMKRRRQLSGVYPYPNREMHQPDEKVQLNNYLGEWLSHCLNHGQMLEPVFSR from the coding sequence ATGAAGCGTAAATATGTGCCTGATTTGACGAAGCAGATGGCCGTTTGTGAAGCCAACTATGCACGTCTAAATAAGTTGATGCCCGACCTTGAGGGTTGTGATCGACGTGAATTCCAAATTGAATGGGGTGAGAGTCATCAGGCACACATACGCATCGAAGTAGAGGAGCGCTTCACCTACACAACAACTTTACAGATATCCCAGAACCTAAAAGGTGCTTCTGATTGGCTAGACTCTCCAGCACTGGTTGTGCGGTTGTACCATGATGCAGCCATGGCTGAAGTGATATGTATGAAGCGCAGGCGCCAGCTCTCAGGAGTTTACCCTTATCCCAACCGGGAGATGCATCAGCCTGATGAGAAAGTACAATTAAATAACTACTTGGGTGAGTGGTTGAGCCATTGCCTTAATCATGGACAGATGCTCGAACCGGTATTTAGTCGTTGA
- a CDS encoding metallophosphoesterase family protein, with the protein MSKLLRVVQVTDCHLQEAPDKVFKGCLPEERLCKVLEDMVGRNLQPDLLLLTGDLVHHGYPQGYQRLAEHVQKVATEIRWLPGNHDDARHMSVFSELNLLQWRKHDWCVVSLDSTSSPDGKGSGSLGECELQRLEAILQAPPSKYLLIALHHPPVHVGSPWQDAICLGDKDAFWRILEDSKSSAAKLIVCGHLHQDHEVYNLPLPLLVTPATAPQFKKAMLQPVLETDEYLSLPGYRVIDLFESGEFSTQVVRVVI; encoded by the coding sequence TTGAGTAAGTTATTGCGCGTTGTTCAGGTAACGGACTGCCATCTTCAGGAAGCGCCTGATAAGGTATTTAAAGGCTGTTTACCTGAGGAACGATTATGTAAAGTTCTGGAGGATATGGTAGGAAGAAACCTGCAGCCAGATCTGCTGTTACTGACCGGTGATCTTGTACACCATGGTTATCCGCAGGGGTATCAGCGCTTGGCTGAGCATGTCCAGAAGGTAGCTACTGAGATTCGCTGGTTGCCGGGAAACCATGATGATGCTCGACATATGAGCGTGTTTTCAGAGTTAAACCTGTTGCAATGGCGAAAGCATGATTGGTGCGTAGTTAGTCTCGACTCTACCTCTTCACCTGATGGCAAGGGTAGTGGCTCTTTGGGAGAGTGTGAGCTCCAACGTTTAGAAGCAATACTGCAAGCGCCTCCTAGTAAATACCTCCTGATAGCACTACATCATCCGCCTGTCCACGTGGGTAGCCCATGGCAGGATGCTATTTGTCTTGGAGATAAGGATGCATTTTGGCGTATTCTGGAGGATTCTAAATCGAGTGCGGCTAAGCTTATTGTCTGTGGACATCTGCATCAGGATCATGAGGTTTACAACTTACCGCTCCCACTGTTAGTGACGCCTGCTACAGCGCCTCAATTTAAGAAGGCGATGCTACAACCCGTACTTGAAACAGATGAGTATCTTTCTTTGCCAGGGTATCGTGTGATAGATCTATTCGAAAGTGGTGAATTTTCCACGCAAGTGGTCCGTGTCGTAATCTAA
- a CDS encoding YqiA/YcfP family alpha/beta fold hydrolase codes for MTSPLFIYVHGFNSSPDSAKARLLGEFFKACHEQIDYRVPQLSHWPAKAMQQLKNLIEAYSHRPVILIGSSLGGFYSLWLTEHYANCRAVLVNPAIYPYRLLADWLGNNENIYTHETYELTREHLSQLEALAMDRLADPNRYLLLVQTADETLDYTEAVGFLAGAPQFVQSGGSHGFDQFEVLIPAILQFSQGKIALPDAIPLRSTIP; via the coding sequence ATGACGTCACCGCTTTTTATCTATGTACACGGTTTTAATAGCTCGCCAGATTCCGCGAAAGCACGCCTGCTGGGTGAGTTTTTTAAGGCCTGTCATGAACAGATAGATTATCGAGTTCCTCAGCTTTCCCATTGGCCTGCTAAAGCGATGCAGCAGCTGAAAAACTTAATCGAAGCGTACAGTCATCGCCCTGTTATACTCATCGGCAGTTCATTGGGTGGCTTCTATAGTTTATGGCTAACGGAGCATTATGCGAATTGTCGGGCGGTGCTCGTGAATCCGGCTATATATCCATACCGTTTATTAGCGGATTGGCTGGGAAATAATGAAAATATCTATACCCATGAGACCTATGAATTGACGCGCGAACATCTCTCCCAGTTGGAGGCGTTGGCGATGGATAGGTTGGCTGACCCAAACCGTTATTTATTGTTGGTCCAAACAGCCGATGAAACCTTAGATTACACCGAGGCCGTGGGCTTTTTGGCAGGGGCACCGCAGTTTGTGCAGTCTGGAGGTAGTCATGGCTTTGATCAATTTGAAGTCTTGATACCCGCCATTTTACAATTTTCACAGGGCAAGATAGCTTTACCCGATGCTATACCCCTGAGATCCACTATCCCGTGA